Proteins from one bacterium genomic window:
- a CDS encoding glutamate-5-semialdehyde dehydrogenase, which produces MALKDDMLEMAKVAREAGRKLARMGSLQKEKALIAMADAILAAREELKAANRLDLAAAKESGLAPAMVDRLTLSDKTIDQMAKGLCEVAAQPDPVGEVTRMWKRPNGLLIGKKRIPLGVIGIIYEARPNVTADAAALCLKSGNAVILRGGKEAINSNRAISEVLCRAAAEAGIPEGAIQVVRTVEREAMVELLKLEDYIDLIIPRGGEGLIRFVSENSRIPVIKHYKGVCHIFVDFSADLDMAEKIVINAKTQRPGVCNAVETLLVHSGLSRTFLPHIIGKLREKRVEIRGCRRTLAIVPDAVPATEKDWDTEYVDLILSVRVVDSLDEAIEHIDRWSSLHTESIITSDYANSQRFLEEVGSSTVMVNASTRFSDGYEFGLGAEVGISTTKIHSYGPMGAEDLTTTKFIVYGQGQVRE; this is translated from the coding sequence ATGGCTCTTAAAGACGATATGCTGGAAATGGCGAAAGTTGCCCGCGAAGCCGGGAGAAAGCTCGCCCGGATGGGGTCCTTGCAGAAAGAAAAGGCCCTGATTGCCATGGCGGACGCCATTTTGGCGGCGCGAGAGGAACTCAAGGCGGCGAACCGCCTCGATCTGGCCGCCGCGAAGGAATCCGGCCTGGCCCCGGCGATGGTGGACAGGCTCACCCTCTCTGACAAGACGATCGACCAGATGGCGAAGGGACTTTGCGAGGTCGCCGCCCAGCCCGACCCGGTTGGCGAGGTGACCAGGATGTGGAAGCGCCCCAACGGCCTCCTTATCGGCAAGAAGCGGATTCCCCTCGGCGTTATCGGGATAATCTACGAGGCGAGGCCCAACGTCACCGCCGACGCCGCCGCCCTCTGCCTGAAATCCGGCAACGCGGTTATCCTGCGCGGAGGCAAGGAGGCGATCAACTCCAACCGCGCCATCTCCGAAGTCCTCTGCCGCGCCGCCGCCGAAGCCGGAATACCCGAGGGGGCGATTCAGGTCGTCCGGACGGTGGAGCGCGAGGCGATGGTCGAGCTTTTAAAGCTCGAAGACTACATAGACCTCATCATCCCGAGGGGCGGAGAAGGGCTCATCCGCTTCGTCTCGGAAAACTCCAGAATCCCGGTGATAAAACACTACAAGGGGGTCTGCCACATCTTCGTGGATTTCTCCGCCGACCTCGACATGGCGGAAAAAATAGTGATAAACGCCAAGACCCAGCGCCCCGGCGTCTGCAACGCCGTGGAGACCCTCCTCGTCCACTCCGGCCTCAGCCGCACCTTCCTTCCCCACATCATAGGAAAGCTCAGGGAGAAGAGAGTCGAGATACGGGGGTGCAGGCGCACCCTGGCGATAGTTCCCGACGCCGTTCCCGCGACCGAGAAGGACTGGGACACCGAGTACGTGGATCTTATCCTCTCCGTCCGGGTCGTAGACTCTCTGGACGAGGCGATAGAGCACATCGACCGCTGGTCGAGCCTTCACACCGAGTCGATAATCACCTCCGATTACGCCAATTCCCAGCGGTTTCTGGAGGAGGTGGGCTCCTCCACGGTGATGGTCAACGCCTCGACGCGCTTTTCGGACGGCTACGAGTTCGGCCTCGGCGCTGAGGTGGGCATCTCGACGACAAAGATTCACAGTTACGGGCCGATGGGGGCCGAAGACCTCACCACGACCAAGTTCATCGTCTACGGCCAGGGGCAGGTAAGGGAGTAG
- the nadD gene encoding nicotinate (nicotinamide) nucleotide adenylyltransferase, which yields MKVGLFGGTFNPIHLAHLRAAEEVREALCLDSVIFVPAKTPPHKVPDTVSDAKRRLGLVRAAIADNPRFEVSEIELRREGPSYSVDTLRAILGGNLAPARLWFIVGADAFVEMDTWKSAREIFSLTDIAVMGRPPWNACPPPPPAFAGDFEPLPTGYRHLSGREIRFIPVTPLDISSTLIRQALAEGRSVRYLVPEGVRALIEGRQGSGTGEDNG from the coding sequence TTGAAGGTCGGCCTCTTCGGCGGGACGTTCAATCCCATCCACCTCGCCCACCTTCGGGCGGCCGAGGAGGTGCGCGAGGCGCTTTGCCTCGACTCCGTAATTTTCGTGCCCGCCAAGACCCCGCCGCACAAGGTTCCCGATACCGTCTCCGACGCAAAAAGGCGGCTCGGTCTGGTGCGGGCGGCGATAGCCGACAACCCTCGCTTCGAGGTCTCGGAGATCGAGCTTCGGCGCGAGGGGCCGAGCTACTCGGTGGACACCCTCAGGGCGATTCTCGGCGGGAATCTTGCCCCGGCGCGCCTCTGGTTCATCGTCGGGGCCGACGCCTTCGTGGAGATGGATACCTGGAAGAGCGCGAGGGAAATTTTCAGCCTTACCGACATTGCGGTAATGGGAAGGCCCCCGTGGAACGCCTGCCCGCCGCCGCCTCCCGCCTTCGCGGGCGATTTTGAACCCCTCCCCACCGGCTACCGCCATCTTTCGGGCAGGGAGATACGCTTTATTCCCGTTACACCCCTTGATATATCGTCTACATTAATCCGGCAGGCGCTGGCGGAAGGACGTTCGGTCCGCTATCTGGTCCCCGAGGGCGTCCGCGCCCTCATCGAGGGACGCCAGGGCTCCGGCACCGGAGAGGATAATGGCTGA
- the rsfS gene encoding ribosome silencing factor — translation MADKTILENVFESVRAAIEKRGSEPVVLDVSNLTSYADYFIFISGSSDRRVKSIAEAIRSEMKEKGVKLVGSEGLREGKWALLDFGSFIVHVFYEESRKVFDLEGLWSDAQRVTIPAGYLKPRPLAGKEEE, via the coding sequence ATGGCTGACAAGACCATTCTGGAAAACGTATTTGAGAGCGTAAGGGCCGCCATCGAAAAGAGGGGCTCGGAACCCGTGGTGCTGGACGTGTCGAATCTGACCAGCTACGCGGATTACTTCATCTTCATAAGCGGCTCTTCCGACCGCAGGGTAAAGTCGATCGCCGAGGCGATCCGCTCCGAAATGAAAGAAAAGGGAGTGAAACTCGTCGGCTCGGAGGGGCTTCGCGAGGGCAAGTGGGCGCTTCTGGATTTCGGCTCGTTCATCGTCCACGTCTTTTACGAGGAGTCTAGGAAGGTCTTCGACCTCGAAGGGCTCTGGTCGGACGCGCAGAGGGTTACAATACCCGCCGGGTATCTAAAGCCCAGACCGCTTGCAGGGAAGGAAGAGGAATGA
- a CDS encoding NAD(P)-dependent glycerol-3-phosphate dehydrogenase, translating to MKCRVAVIGAGAWGTALAQVLTVSGNEVRLWSYEAEVADSLNTFHENRQYLPSVPIHPGVVASTDLEWALKGAGIVVSVSPSQAVRSVMEKAKPFMPDGAPIVSASKGIEVGTLMLMNEVLEDVLGQEYSPRIAALSGPSFARESALGMPTALSLACKDPELSDKLQRALSGPFFRVYTLTDVVGVELGGSLKNVIALASGIVDGLGFGYNSRAALITRGVAEMGRLGAKMGADPLTFLGLSGLGDLVLTCTGDLSRNRMVGMRLGQGECLPEILGSMRSVAEGIKTCDSAKALAEKLEVEMPIVRKVWEVLHEEKCPRAAVEELMGRPMRREFWDLEKAGEDV from the coding sequence ATGAAGTGCAGGGTAGCCGTAATCGGGGCGGGGGCGTGGGGAACCGCGCTCGCGCAGGTTCTGACCGTCTCGGGAAACGAGGTCCGCCTCTGGTCCTATGAGGCCGAGGTTGCCGATTCCCTGAATACTTTTCACGAGAACCGGCAGTACCTCCCCTCGGTGCCGATTCACCCCGGCGTGGTCGCTTCCACCGACCTCGAATGGGCGCTCAAGGGGGCCGGGATAGTGGTGAGCGTCAGCCCCTCTCAGGCGGTGCGCTCCGTAATGGAAAAGGCGAAGCCTTTCATGCCGGATGGCGCTCCCATTGTAAGCGCCTCCAAGGGCATAGAGGTGGGGACGCTGATGCTGATGAACGAGGTGCTGGAAGACGTTCTCGGCCAGGAATATTCGCCGCGCATCGCCGCCCTTTCGGGACCCTCCTTCGCGAGGGAATCCGCCCTCGGCATGCCGACCGCGCTCAGCCTCGCCTGCAAGGACCCGGAGCTCTCCGACAAACTCCAGAGGGCGCTCTCGGGGCCCTTCTTCCGCGTTTACACCCTCACCGACGTGGTCGGCGTCGAACTCGGCGGCTCGCTCAAGAACGTCATCGCCCTCGCCTCCGGCATAGTCGACGGCCTCGGCTTCGGCTACAACAGCAGGGCCGCCCTCATCACGAGGGGCGTGGCGGAGATGGGGAGGCTCGGCGCGAAGATGGGCGCGGACCCCCTTACCTTCCTAGGCCTTTCGGGGCTCGGCGACCTCGTTCTCACCTGCACCGGCGACCTTTCCCGCAACCGGATGGTGGGGATGCGCCTCGGGCAGGGGGAATGCCTTCCCGAGATACTCGGCTCGATGCGTTCGGTAGCGGAGGGCATTAAGACCTGCGATTCCGCCAAAGCCCTCGCCGAAAAGCTCGAAGTGGAGATGCCGATAGTGCGCAAGGTCTGGGAGGTTCTCCACGAAGAGAAATGCCCGAGGGCCGCCGTCGAGGAACTGATGGGAAGGCCGATGCGCCGGGAGTTCTGGGACCTTGAGAAGGCCGGGGAAGATGTCTGA